From the genome of Salvia splendens isolate huo1 chromosome 7, SspV2, whole genome shotgun sequence:
CATTTTATAGTCAACAAAGCAAGAAGCCAACTAACACCGAAGATGTCCCTACATTACTTAAGCTCATGCAACAAATGTCAAGAGAGATGAAAGAGTAGCAAACTCAGAAGGAGCCGAACATGCAACACAGAACAATAACTTACCCATCGATAGCCGAACAACACCAAGACCGAGGAACAAGAAATGAGCATCACAAAACATAACCTCCATTGGCACACACAACATTTCAACAGTCATTGATTGCTGAAAGACATTCCAGGGCCCATCTATCTTGTATCTCTATCATAGAACGTATCTTCTTTGCATACCCTAAGAGTCTTAGGGACCGTCCTTTGATCTTATAGCTAAGGTGCCAAAACAACCATTTCTTCTCAAACTCCCAGTTGGGTTTGAACTCTTGTAATGTAATCTTATTCGAATATCCCACACTGACCACAATGTGACATAGAATATGGATCCACATCTTCTTATCAAATCTTTTGAAAGGAGTACCAAGCCaggataaaaaaaaacacattgaTAATTGGCTGGGCATACAAACAGATATGTTCCACTGATCACAAAAGAAGTTCCACAAGCTACTAAAATTTTGCAGCTGAAGAAGAGATGCTCAATAGGCTTCAGCTCTTCTCTGCATTGCACACACTTGTCATCACCGATATCAGTCACTCCAAGTTTGAACAAACCCTCTTTGGTGTTATTGACGAAAACAACCTCTTTGGTGTTATTGACGAACATTCATTTAGCTCTAGCTGAATTAGTTATACTTTTATCTAACTTTGTGAAATCTAAAATTTATTTGGATTCCattccccccaaaaaaaaacccaaaatgaaatacgactcaagtaacttgggacatagggggtagtttttttattttaattttaaaattgattttttaaataaaaattgatattttataattaaaaatcaatttttataattaaaaattgatattttatcCTCTAGACCTATTGTCTGGGCCCCTGTAATGGTCGGATAATAGGTCTGACGATGCAAGGGCGTCCCTTTGTCCGCGGACGAAAGTTCAGGCAAGGCGATCGTCCGTCCGCCTGCAGTGGTAAAGTTGGGCAGACGATCAGCCGAACGAGAACTCCACTATGGTGTAATTTTCTGGACGATCCCTCGTCTAGATCGTCCTCCGTGCTCGTCCGGCCACTGCAAGCCGATGGGCGAGCGGGACGAGATGCACGCCCAAACTTTCGACCGCGGACGAAGTGTTGCCCAAACGatcaaaattcaatttttaattattaaaaaaattttaattataaaaatcaatttttaattaaaaatccaattttaaatttaaataaaaaaccacTCCCTCTGTCTCACCACAAGTGATCTACTTTTCATTTTGGGTTCTCACTACAAGTGAATGATTTCATCTTTTagcaaaaaacaaaatatttttattctattactttattccatgtttcttactccctccgtcccaaggtagatgtcacactttcctttttagtttgtcccacaaaagatgtcacatttcttcttttggaaaaagttccctctcacattatttataaaattatattttctctcaccacttaacacataaaataacatctcctaaaatctcgtgccatctcccaagtgtgacatctaccttgggacggagggagtattacttaattccatctctcttaccttatttcatctttcttactttattctctctttatttcttCTACATTTTCGTCTCATATACTTTATTCACTCCACTTTAACTTAATAAATATCGTTTTTTTAAATCATGTGTCCAAAAAAATTCATCACtcgtgtgggatggagggagtataaattcaCCATGATCTATACTAAAAGACGAATCTGTGAATTAATGAAAGATTATATTTTGTAGATTGAAATCCTTCACACTAGATGAACAAATTTTGTATTGCTTGAGTAAACCTTTTATAGATATGTTTTCAACTCTAACTTTCATTGTGACTTCGATGTGGTATAAATGGTTATTTTATAGATAGGTTTTCAACTCCGAGTTTCTTTGTGATTTAGATGTGGACAAGTTGTTTTACACTTAAAATAGAGTTTTTGTTGCTTTATATAAAAGTCTGTttgattttaatacaaaatctATGTTTAGTCTCGTGGTAAACATGTCTTAAAAAATCATTGAGGTTGTGGGTTcaaacctcaaactcaacatttttttatgttggCTTTTATTATACTTTTCTCATTCTTTCTTGTTTATACTTTTTTCATataagcatgtttatatttttatgataatgtaaatttaatttaagtaatgtaggtttttttttcaattaatgtaagtgtttttttaaatttgttgtgTTTTAGCACTCCATATATtatattttgctatttattactatttaaaaaaattaaatataaaattgaaagggCTGACACTAGTCTGCACCGCTGCAGAAGGTTAGTCCTGACTAAGAAATGCTGATGTGGTAGACTATAGTCCGGCCACTAGTCCGGACGGACCATTGTggatgacataatgaagatgataataataaGTTGAGTTGAATTGAGTAATTTTGAGTTGAGTAAGATATTTTAGGTATGGATTCTAGATTGGTGAGTAATTTTGAGTTGAGTAAGATATTTTAGGTATGGATTCTAGGTATGGATTCTAGATTGTGAATTGAGTAATTTTGAGTTGAGTAAgatattttagatattttaggTATGTATGAGCAATTTTGAGTTGAGTAAGATATTTTAGGTATGGATTCTAGATTGGTGAGGAGCGGCCTTTTTAAACTTAAAAGCGTGCGTTACATGTTAAAGTATTGTGTAGCATGCATGTCTTAATTAAACTCATTTTTATGTAGAGAGGACAAAAAAGAAGGATCCAAATTCAAGAACTTGTCACAGTCAAACATGCATGTCTTAATTAAACTCAATTTTATGTCTACACGGTTTCACCAGAACTTAGCATGATATTAAAATCCAGAATTTGAAAACATAAACTTATACCAAAACTGTATACCAGTGTACAAATCAAATTCAAAATCATTTGTGTTAGTGTTTTAGTTATTGTTGCATTTTTCCTcttcaatttcaataatttgtgATTTAGTATAATTTCACAACTAGGATACACCAATCCAATTATAATGCTTTATATATAATTGtccttttatttttacaatAGGATACATAATATTCAAGTTTTTGTTAGAGGGTTGAATGCTAATTATGATATACGGAGTACTAGTAATGAATTGCGAGCAGCTAGTGGTCCATgatccattccattccattgtAGAGGCAATAAAGAAGGCCCCCCAATTCCTTCTAGAAGTAAGGGTGGCGTGTGGTTGAAATATATCCAATTTTGTACTAGGAGGGAAGTCAACTTACAAAAACCTAAAATATAAATGCATTTGTCGGCCCACAACATTTCCTTGCATCATTTCGGCTAATGCAACTATAAAGAGAGAGAGGTAGAGttgtatttgtaatttgtaatttgtaatttataatttgtaatttgtaaagtCTAATAGTATAGATGGCCATGTCTCCAACAATGGTGGGTGAGACAGTGTTGGTTGATGCATCTTCATACATGTTAGTTGAGGCGAGTGGCGATTCCGAATCCCAGTATTACGACACGGGGGAGCAAGTCGGATCCACGGCTGAGGACGATGCCGAGTCCTGCACCTGCATCTGCGCCTTTTTGTCCCACACTAGCGCCGCGGCTCATATTGATTATGATTTTGATGAGGACGATGGTTGTGCAGCTGAACTGGAGGATGGAGTGGTTGATCAATGCAATTCTATTGCCACTCAAAACCAGGAGGAGACGGATAGACAGTTTTGGGAGGCTTGTTTGTCATCGTAAATACTTGTACTTTAATATCAggttcatatcgttatcgtcgTATTGTTAAAATTTTTGATATGACATGAACTCCAACATGAACACACATGAATTTAATGGTTCGAAACAAGTCTTATTTGGTTTGGATCTATATCGGATGATCCAATAAAAACCGATGATTTCGAGTTGGGTTTGAATTCGACTTTATTATGTTGGATCGTTGGCCGGATAATGACCCAAGGCGTATAATTTGTAAGCCTAACTTTTGACACACGTATATATAGgtgtttattatttatattacgGTGAgaccaaaaaatacacatttttatgTTAATGAATCAAATAATATCAATAAACAACATCAAACCTaccttttttatttactcgAATTTATTGGAGAGTGATAGAAATccgtgggttccatcctaaaacctaTATAGTGGTTTCAGGTCTATATGAATACTAATGTGGAAtagttataattttatatttagtcccttcaaggtgaacttAGAGAGGTTGGACTTTTTTCCCGATCAACCCTTCATGGTGAACTtagaggggttggacttttttcctGGTCGATTGGACAACTGGCCTAAACAGATATACTATTGGGTCATTCAAGGAGATATACTGCTGagtcagttaaatttgacccacaatCGGCAACccactctgataccatgatagaaatccataggttatatcctaaaaccaattagtGATAGGAGGAGCGGCCCATTAGAATTATATAGTGGTTTCAGGTCTACATGAACACCGATATGGGAttgttataattttatatatttaatttcaattgccaacagagAGTGGAATCAAATTGAAGGCATGTACAAGTCGCTTAATTGTAGCTTAAGAGAAAATATAAGTCTCTACAATTTTCTTTAACAAGATTGCCTTCTTTGGGACGAAAAGTAACTTGAATACAAAGATTGActttaattaaagaaaaactttaATCTTAAACCTCTAGATAAGCTCTATCTGAAGAATGTTTAGGTTGGATTGTAGTTCAATCGGTAAGAGCACCACCGTATCAAGGCGGCAGCTGCGGATTGAGTCCTGCCAATTCCGACGGGTTcaataaatacattaattcATTACTTCAACTAGTACCAATTGATagcatacacatatatatacgagtatgatttataatttagtTGTTTAGACATTTTTCTTTTGTCAATAATTAGAGCATCAGTcactataaaaataaatgagaaattattaaaaaaaaaaaaaataagatataTAAGAAATATTATTAAAGACATTAAAATGTCCGTAACTGGtagttcataaaaaataataataactgGTAGGGCCCACagattttgttatatatatatatatatatatatatatatatatatatagtagtgatcaatgtataactaatcttaagtgtataactagagaacaaatctcagccacacatcttaatggaacaaatattatttatattaattatagaaaatatgctgagggtaattttggaaattgctTTCTTAATTTAAATCTGCGATCAAACATGCAAATCTGCGATCAAATTACTCCATAATCTGCGATCTTTTCTTTCCTTCCAAACTTGCGATCcgatttttttccaaatttcgTTCCAAatcttattacttcattcaaatcgCGATTGAATTCAATTCGACGCGATTCAATTCGTTATTCAATCCGTTCATCGCGATTCAAATCAATCATCGTGATTCAAATCAATGGATTCAATTATGAGGTCGGACGAAGATTATTTCGATTCCGATTCATCAGCTTCGGGCGAGGAAGCTGAGACTTCTAAAGGTAATCATTATTCGTTCAATTCTATAAcaattacttcactcttgttcaattCTATAACAATTCctactatttattaatatacaatattttcgtgtattgtgattatgaaaaccgtagtttttgtgattagatttatagttgtttcactgatgttaagtgattatgaaaatcgtatggtctttgtattatgtttacatggttagatttacagttgttttgcaaataagagtgaagtgaaatcagaataagagtgatgtgttttgtgaacaagagtgatgtgttttgtgaacaagagtgatgtgttttgttaacatgagtgatgtgttttgtgaacaagagtgatgccctcagaataagagtgatgtgtttacatcactcttattctgattttacttcactcttgttcacaaaacacttcactcttgttcagaaaatacttcactcttgttcacaaaacacatcactcttattctgattttacttcactcttgttcacaaaacacatcactcttattctgattttacttcactcttgttcagaaaacacttcactcttgttcacaaaccacttcactcttattctcattttacttcactcttgttcacaaaccacttcactcttattctcattttacttcactcttgttcacaaaacacttcactcttgttcacaaaacacttcactcttgtcaGTAACATCAAAGCATTATGAAGAATATGGGAAAACCAATAACatagatgtggaaaaaatgattgtaaacttCAAGCGTTCATGAACTATTGTAGAAAACTTCATCAGTGAATTAACAAGTacttattttacattaatatcttgtttactatttaattcactgttgtgttttgtaaaccacTAAATGATGTGTTTCGtgaagaagagtgaagtaaaatcagaataagagtgaagtgttttctgaacaagagtgaagtaaaatcaaaataagagtgatgtgttttgcaaataagagtgaagtaaaatcagaataagaaagaagtgttttgtgaacaagagtgaagtgttttgtgaacaagagtgaagtgttttgtgaacaagagtgaagtaaaatgagaataagagtgatgtgttttgtaaacaagagtgaagtaaaatcagaataagagtgatgtgtattgtgaacaagagtgaagtctttttctgaacaagagtgcaGTAATCTCATTATTAGAGTGCTGTGTTTTTTACAGTGGTTTGCGTACCAAAATGCCCAGATGAATTGAAACCAAAAATTGGACAAAGTTTCATGACCCTTGATCGTGCATTGGACTTCTACAATAATTATGCTCGATATGTTGGATTTGACACCCGTAAAAAGGgatcgaaaaaggaaaaagatgtcaCTACTTGGATTTACGTGGTGTGTAGCCGAGAAGGTACAAAGCAAAGAAACGGTAAACAATCTGAGGTGAAACGAAAGCGTTCTTCTATTAAGTGCTATtgtaatgctaaagtgtcttggAAGTATATTATGGGTGTTGGTTATGTTATACAAAGTTTTGTTGAAGACCATAATCATGAGATGGTTGAGGAACGCCATAAGCGTTTTATGAATTTGAACCGTAATTTGGATTTAGTCCATCAGAAATTCATCCTCGATTGTGCTAATGCAAATATTGGTCCAACTTTAAGTTTTAGCTTACTTAAAGAAGTGCTTGGTGGATTAGATTATGTAGGGTGTACTGTTTTAGAAGTGCGCAACTATAGACGTGACCTTAGAGCTTATGTAGAAGGAGCTGATGCACAAATGTTATTGAATGAGTTGCGAAGGAAGAAGGAGTTGTGTAGTGAATTTACATATGAGTATGAGGTCAACTCAAAGGATAGGATGACACGATTGTGTTGGTGTGATCCTACTGCCAGAAGAAACTACCATTTGTATGGAGATATTGTTTCGTTTGATACGACATACTCCACAAACAGGTATGTGCACACTAATTACTCTTTTGTTAAATTGTTTTCTGAAATCATaacatgagtgatgtgtttctgaaaaagagtgaagtgttttgtgaacaagagtgaagtgttttcttaacaagagtaatgtgttttgtgaaaaagagtgatgtatttttctgcatgcttatattgatgtgttttctgaaatcataacaagagtgaagtgttttgtgaaaaagagtgaagtattgtctgaacaagagtgacgtgttttgtgaaaaagagtgatgtatttttctgcatgcttatattgatgtgttttctgaaatcataacaagagtgaagtgttttgtgaaaaagagtgaagtattgactgaacaagagtgacgtattttgtgaaaaagagtgatgtgttttctgcatgcttatagtgaattgtttttcatttcagATACTGTATGATATTTGCTCCTTTTACGGGCAAGGATAATCATGGTCGCCCTGTGACATTTGCTGCTGGCCTTTTGTCCAAGGAAAATGCCTACTCCTTTTCATGGTTATTTAACTAATTTGTAAAGTGTATGGGTGTGGCTCCCAAACTCATTGTAACCGACCAAGACTTAGGAATGAAAGTTGCTGTTGAGGAGGTCCTTGTCAATACAAGACACCGGTGGTGTATGTGGCACGTTATGAATAAAGTTGCTGACAAATTGCCAAAGAACATGCTTGGTAGTGACCAATTAAAGAAGGAACTGAATGCATGTGTATGGTCAGAGTTGATAGAACCTGATGCATTTGAGGAAACTTGGCATGCTATAATGGAAAGATATGGGCTGACCAATAATGTCTGGTTTTCATCAATGTTTGCATCCAGAAAATTTTGGGTTCCAGCCTTTTTCCGTGATTTTTCGATGAGTTCGTTGATAAAGACAACTTCTATATCTGAATCACAGAATAACTTCTTCAAAAGGTACTCAAAGTCTCGGGCTAACCTTATGCAATTTTATATGAACTATAATCATGCTCTGGAGACTCAAAGAAGTAATAGTGCAAAGCTTGAATACTATGATTCAACAAAAGTACCTATTTTGCGAACAGGATTGGAAATCGAGAAACATGCATCGACGATATATAGTGGTAGTGCTTATACTGAAATTCAAGAAGAGATAGTATATGCATGTTTCTCTTTGTCTTGTGCAACTCTAGGAGTGTCTACCAATACAGATATTGAAGTATATGACATAAATGACAAGGATTCAAACTCATGGACAGTGACTTACTCCATTGGTGATGACACCTATTTGTGTGGATGCAAAAAATTTGAAAGACTTGGTCTATTGTGCAgccatatattttgtgtgttgaaacATAATTTTGTTAAGTTGATACCCGAGAAGTTGCATGGAGGAAGATGGTTGAAGTCACAGTTTGTGAAGCCAATACATGGAGGTttttgtgatgatcaagaaatacACCTTGCTGTGGACAAGAAGAAGATTGCATTTAAAAACTTGTACGGATTATTCATTGAAACAGCACAAAGAAGGGAACATTGATCAAATCAATGCATTCGCTGCAATTATTGAAGAAGGTAGGAAGCAGCTTCTTGGCGAAGATGTTGTTCTGTCTTCCACACAGAAGAGAGCAATGATTGAGAACTTCTATGGCTCACATGTCCCGAACAATATTGAAGTTCATCCTCCTGAGGTTGTTAGTACAAAGGGAAGTGGAAGTAGGAAGAAATCGAAGAGGGAGTCAGCAATAAAGTTAGCAATGAAACCAGGCCGAAAGTGTGGAAACTGTCATGAGATTGGACACCATGATTCTAGGAACTGCAAAAAGGTTAATGAGAAGTCAAATCAGAGGCAATGAGGATTTGTATAGAAATAGTTCACATTGTAGTATTTTTAGAGTACTAATGATTCATTTTATTACACTTTTGAGTGAATTTTATCTCAATGCGAATTTTTAGAGTACTAATGCTCAAGTGCCAGTAAGttcatcactcttgttcacagaacgcatcactcttactgtcattttacttcactcttgttcacaaaacacatcactcttactttgattttacttcactcttgttcacaaaacacatcactcttactctgattttacttcactcttgttcacaaaacacatcactcttactttgattttacttcactcttgttcattaaacacctcactcttactctgattttacttcactcttgttcacaaacgcatcactcttactgtcattttactttagtcttgttcacaaacgcatcactcttactgtcattttacttcactctagttcacaagacacatcactcttactctgattttacttcactcgtgttcacaaaacacatcactcttattctgattttgttacactcttgttcacaaaacacatcactcttattctgattttacttcactcttcttcacgaaagacttcactcttattctgagtttacttcactcttcttcaCGAAACACATCATTTAgtggtttacaaaacacaacagtgaattaaatagtaaacaagatattaatgtaaaataagtACTTGTTAATTCACTTATGAAGTTTTCTACAATAGTTCATGAACGCTTGaagtttacaatcattttttccacatctatGTTATTGGTTTTCCCATATTCTTCATAATGCTTTGATGTTACTGACAACATATTCAGTGACTGATGGTTTTTTTCCGACAATAATAATGCGCTGCAATACTTTGCTCTCAGTCTTTGGAGTATTCCTTTGCTTCTTGTAGTTAATCCACACTTCCAATCTTGTTCGCGCTCACCATGATAACATTCCAAATGTCGCATCAAAAAAACTCCGCAATCTTCTACATTTGATGTTGTTCTCCAAGGCATTTTGAGCCTTATTATACTCACATCCTTTATTGATTTGGTTTGGTTGTGATGCCccatttttgtcaaataatgacaaaaatataatttctgcAATATATCATCATGAATATCAGATGTAGTTCACTATAAAGAGAACTATAATTCATTGTAATCACAAAAATACTGCACTGTATATCGTGTATACTTACCACATTTTCAGGTATGCCACCATATTTGACTGTTATGTCCACATCGTCAGCATTCTTTGAATTGTCAATCAGCACTATACTGTTAGTACTAAATCTGAAGCATATGGTATAGTAATGTTCCGCAGCACAAATTGGAAAGAACACCtacatagataataataataatttcagaataaaaacAACTAGAGAATATAATAAAGAATCAATTGTGTTCAGTATTTACCAAATCTACGTCGGCCCATTTGAAATACGGAATTTGTTCAACCTCAGTTTGTAAATTGTCACAGAATCTATCAATTATGGTCATGAGGTCGACCCCATCAGGCCGGTGAACAACTGTATACAGCTGAAAAATGAGACAAGTTAAATCTGGATTGAAATAATTCACTTTgttttacttcacccttgttcacaaaacacatcactcttactttgattttacttcactcttgttcacaaaacacttcactcgtaaatctaaccatgtaaacataatacaaaggccatacggttttcataatcacttaaaatcaatgaaacaactataaatcttacCACAGAAACtgcggttttcataatcacaatACTGTTCAAAATTTATTCTATTCTTACCGTTGGGTATGTTGTGAAAAAGAGGCGCCTCGATGAAGATAGGGACCTGTATTCTTCCATGTTATTTAAATAAGAAGCCCATGCACTTATCACACCCACTTCTATTAGCGTATGTGGCAACAGTGAACATAATTCTCTTTTTGTTACCATTATGACATCATCATCATACACTATGGTGTCCCTGTTCAAACATGTGTGTGTGTTAGCACAtcttttgtatgttttttttctaaatcagaactataatataaatcttactcatttaattcatttgttgtcataatccacaaaaagacTTGTGACTCTTTCAAGGTAAACTTGGTTTTAGCCTTAACCACTCTTTCATGAAATGGAGATTTCAATGCAGCTGATATTTTCTTCTCAGCTTTTGAGCGTATCTCCATTTGTTCAATCCTAGCAGTTTCCTGTCAGGGCAAGAATGATATGAAAACATCACTATATAAGACATATAGTTCACTTGATGTTTGTTAAAAGTGTTGGTGAATGGATGAGATATATGATTGTTTAACACTTACAATGTCTGGATTGTAAACTACTATTTCGGTTGAAGGATTTTTGCCAGATACATTTAACTCTGATTGAACACAATCATCATCAGCATATATCTCCATGCATGCTTCTATTGCAGATGCAATTTGGGCATCCACAATGTCGTCCTATTTtcataataagaaatgaaaacacatcactatcaacacgatttttacttcacacttgtttacaaaacacatcactcttattgatatttcacttcactcttgttcacaaaacacttcactcttgttcacaaaacacatcactcttgttcagaaatcacttcactcttgttcataacacacatcattcttacttcgattttacttcactcttgttcacaaaacaaatcaatattattcttatttcacttcactcttgttaacaaatcacatcactcttattcagaaaacacttcactcttgttcacaaaacacatcactcttttcagaaaacacttcactcttgttcacaaaacacatcactcttattctgaattcacttcactcttgttaacaaacacatcactatacacATGCAACACAGAATCCTCACTTAAcaatggaacacatcactcgaagcacttttttataccttcatctgtgtgttttgtgatgTTGCTTTAGCtacatcttcataaaattcatttgtctcctgcaaatagtgaaatgcgatataacataagaataaaaagtcaaaaaagtaaataaatattatgcattagtaCAGAACATAATACAAATTGTTTTTAGTTCACTCTGAATCAAATGTCAAGTGTTAAAGTTCAACAGACCACAATCAAATTGTTTAAAATATCCATGGTTTCTATTCCAAATCTTGAacttactggtttctttcccaagTTAATATCAGGGAAAATTGTTGTGCcttcattcactaatttgcatttttcatcATGGATTTCCATCAGTTTTTCCACAAGCTGAATCCATTctggatcatcttcttgatcctcttccataGCTTGTGTCATGTTTTCAATTGGCTTAGAAACAGCTTGGTCCCCTTGATCAACCTCCACACCAACcatctttagtgcatttataGCTGCAACTTTGAAGCAATTGATGTCATTGGTATTTGCTAGAGCAACCTTTATATACCTCATCATTTTACTAATTGCATCTGCAGCCTCCCTAattgaacttttaatttcatcagaCGAAGGAACTTGATCAGTTGAAGGGGGGGCATCATCAGTTGAAGGGGGGGCATCATCAGTTGAAGGGGGGGCTTCAACACGTAAAGTTGCTTCATCAGTTGAAGGGAAAGAGGTAGTGACAGTTATTGAATCCTTGTTGGCATATAAAGATTCAATGGAGACAGGATCAATGATACTTTCTATCCTTCCTCTTCCAATGGTGCCTCCATTATCAAATTCCATCTGTCCTCTCTCCTTAAGAATGAATTCTGTCCAGTTACGGACAGTTGGGAATCTTCTAACCACCAGTCTTGTTCTGTAGACAACCCTATCTACATAGCATGCCTGCAAAAACAgatcaataataaaatgcattacaaggacttcactcttattctgattttacttcactcttgtttacaaaacacttcactcttattctcattttacttcactcttgttcacaaaaaacttcactcttattctcattttacttcactcttgttcacaaaacacttcactcttgttcacaaaacacttcactcttgttctgattttacttcactcttgttcacaaaacacttca
Proteins encoded in this window:
- the LOC121810617 gene encoding protein FAR1-RELATED SEQUENCE 5-like; translation: MGVAPKLIVTDQDLGMKVAVEEVLVNTRHRWCMWHVMNKVADKLPKNMLGSDQLKKELNACVWSELIEPDAFEETWHAIMERYGLTNNVWFSSMFASRKFWVPAFFRDFSMSSLIKTTSISESQNNFFKRYSKSRANLMQFYMNYNHALETQRSNSAKLEYYDSTKVPILRTGLEIEKHASTIYSGSAYTEIQEEIVYACFSLSCATLGVSTNTDIEVYDINDKDSNSWTVTYSIGDDTYLCGCKKFERLGLLCSHIFCVLKHNFVKLIPEKLHGGRWLKSQFVKPIHGGFCDDQEIHLAHKEGNIDQINAFAAIIEEGRKQLLGEDVVLSSTQKRAMIENFYGSHVPNNIEVHPPEVVSTKGSGSRKKSKRESAIKLAMKPGRKCGNCHEIGHHDSRNCKKVNEKSNQRQ